The region ACTTGAACCGGAAGTGAAGTTCCTTAGTGTGGCAATCGTGTCACCAGATAGGGAAGACATAGTTCTTTCAATCCCTGCAGATGGAAAGCCCGAGGGTTTATGGTTTACACTGAAAGAAGCTAGCCATTATCGCTTGAAGTTCTCTTTCCAAGTTAGCAACAACATTGTATCTGGTCTCAGGTACACTAACACTGTCTGGAAAACTGGTGTCAAAGGTAAACATTAATTCTAAACCCTCtcaatatgtaataataattcaTCCCCCAAAACTGTTTCCAACATAATAAAATTCAATCCTTTTCTTTTGGGGTTTCAGTTGACAGCACAAAAGATATGATTGGAACTTTTAGTCCTCAGTTAGAGCCTTACACACATGAAATGCCCGAAGAGACAGCCCCTTCTGGTTTTTTGGCTAGAGGATCATACACTGCAAAATCAAAGGTTTGTATGTTAACATACTTGTATCCGACATTGATTATGTCTAAATTCGAGTAACATAGTTTGTTGTATTTGTTTCAGTTCCTTGATGATGATAACAAGTGCTACTTGGAGATCAACTATACATTTGATATCCGAAAAGATTGGGCTGCTACTGAATAATAGATCAGCTCCAAGAACCCTTCATTCAGTGCTTCATGTTCttattatgcttatatatatatattcactttcaGACAATTTTCAAGCAGCTAGTTTTTTCCCAAAATAAACGCAAGTGATGAGAGATGACAAGATTTTCACTTGATTAGCCTTTTTTGGTAGGGACATTTTGATAATTAATGATGTCTAGAACTCTGGATGTTGTTCATGTTCTGTTCTTGCATTCCATCTATGTGCATATATAAGAAATGAGTGATCAGtcattgattttttctttttgtcatgTTTTATATCATCAAACTGCTCTCTCTCTCTTTATTACTCATCAACAAGTTTATTGTTTGGTTCACAGTTTAAGCTTTCACAAGAAAACGTTAAAAGTGAGTGATCTAGATTTAGATACAAAAGTGAAGTTTATATATCAAGCTGTGATAGGACTTAGATCCATGGTGGTTGGTTTCGTTCCGGTACCAGTTGTACCAGCCGATACACTCCGTTTCGAACATAAACTAGAGCAATATAATATAGGTTTCATTATGTCTCAAATTTTGGCCTATTTCACCTGTACTGACATATTCCGACCTGTTTCGTCTGTTTTCGACCAAAAAAGACGAACTGGCTACGGTAAgatcagaaaagaaaaagaaggaagaagagagaaaagagaataaaaaaacaaaattaaaatctcaaatagaaaaacaaaacatCACGGCAGATAAGTTTTGGGATTTTACAagctcaaaaataatattaatttaatctacaaatttaatttaaataagaaatatattatattttaatatatatattgataataattaaaattgttaataaatgaataaattaaatttatttttataaaaaatattattgtatttattattagttATAAATAATAGTATGATACCTTTCAAAAAATAGTACTATGATATATTTACtattacatataaaattatataaaaaataaaggtaAGTATGTAACGGTACACCGAAACATATTGGTTTCGGTATgtattagtatcaatagaacaacgGTATATCTATCATACGGTATTGACTAGTTTACTTAAATCACTTGTTGTATTAAGATTGATAGTGAATTATTTCTCTGAGTTAGGCTCTGTAAATATAGAGAAATCAAATCGTGTAAACAACTCAATTATGTTTTTCTTATTTCAAATACATATTCATATACAATCTTTTATGTTAAAACTTATAgtaaataattacaaataaaataagtTGTACAAATTAAAGTGCCAGCTCTAGTGGTCACTGGAATTGAAACGAGAACGAAGAAAAACTTTGATTACTACATGTAAATAACTCGTGCCTTATAGTAAAGAAAGAACTTTACTAATTATGAGGTATGGTATTGTAgctaggggtgagtattcgatcgaatcgaatcgaatcgaaaatttttgagtttatcgagtttttgaatctcattttatcatcctaactttatttgaagttttctcgaatcgagtcgagtgagattgaattcgaatcgaatcgaatcgaatcgaatatttgttcgagttaaattttaaaaaataattttgggtccttgtaaccacagTCACCCattgtaataaaatttgtccgccttaatcaaattttttattaactttcatcgcctcataatttatttattaattttttatatattggttagcttctttgcttgcttagttgtttcaattatcttcatattcttgtcactatgtattttggaattaaaaaatatatcaaatgtaaaaatatgatttttttaataaaatttattttaaaaataaaatgtgaaattgataccaatataaaattttaacacgaatattttatggaataattaataattcaattttaatataaatattcaatatactaaacaattcaataacataaataatataatatgtgaaatttaatttaataatataaatagtagatataaataaaattattactatttatgtttaatgattttttttggataattttgattttttatttgagagtacaGGGTGAGAAgtaaagtttagggggaaaataaaaagttttgaggaataaaaatttgagggaaagtaaatagggggagtaaaattttggagggaaaacattaaaaaaaattagaggggggagggtttggggcaAATGGGAGGTGAGATGGGAAGgtaataaaagttttaggggaaaagtaggagagagtaaaaattttgggggaaaataaaaggttttgagggtttttggaagtaaaattttgagaaaaagtaaatgggagagtaaaattttggtgggaaatgaattttgggtagattggggggctGGAGGGGaggagagtaaaagttttgggggaaaagtgGGAAAGAGTAAATGTTTAAGgtaaaagtaaaaaggtttaggagtttggggtaaaaatttaaaatattatagtttgatattcgaattattcgaattcgaaaactcaactcgatttgaactcgaaatttgaaaaaaaattcgagttgattcgaataactcgattaactcgaataactcgattcgtttaacttgaaattcgaattttttttcgattttttcgattcaaatcgagttttgctcaccccaaATTGTGGCTGCTCACCTCAACTCTtaactaggggtgagcaaaatctaatttgatttaaaaaattcgataaaaattttaaattttgaattaaatagtttgaattattcggatcaactctaataaaaaattaaattgttcagtttaacttgaatatgaattacataattcgagttatttgaaaatccgaataagaaaaggtaaagttatgtcgttttgataaatgtttacccattaagttaaaaagtaaaatcattatattatttatgtagttaaataatcttgtacttcatctactagttaaataatcggtcaatacattaagtataaataataggattcattaactcgactcgaaatttttttattcgattcaattcgaaaaaaaaattcaaattgagttcagtTGCTAAAATAGAATTCGccaactcgactaactcgaaattttttgacttaatTTGACTCGACTTGATCGAATACTCACACCTACTCTTAACTATGTCATTTGAGGTCTGATTCTCGCTTATAAGAATGAAACACATTTCATAATCAgtcatttatctttttaaaaaatactcgCAATGAATAAAGTAATCATTATTACCGACAATGAATACCCAATTTACGAAAACAAACTCGAGCCTTGATAAAGAATTAAAGTGATTGAGTATACTGTGGTTCAAATGAAAGACAATTGCAGAAGCAAAGCCTTTGAGTTTGGGCTGCCTTAATTGTTTCTTAGGAAAGCAGAAATGTATATACATGTGTGTGACACAGGGCATGTCATTGAAAAAGATATATTATAGCACCCAAAGGCATCCCACGCACTTCACAAGTATTGATGCATTGTAGAATGCACTAGTGTCGTTTTAGTttttattcatcaataaatttacatgatattataaataaatatgataatatatttattttaaaagattttaaaaataataatatttgaattaacggatttaattattattatttggataaaattaaaattttaaaaatttaaaaaatataacatatCTTTCGAGTTAAATGAGACCGTTTGCGTTtcacaattttgtaaaaataatttaatttaatcaataaatttatataagatTCGAGTTTTTGTTCAACacgttgcatccttgaatttagataaaaacaatagaaaaattagaatataaatcAACCTGATTCGATTCATAAATACAATTACtttattatactattttttgGGTATAGATTAGTTGTGAAATGTAAccatttatatgaaaatattagtTTGAAGGAAAAGAGTGTGGATAATcaaattaattagttagataaccTATGGGTGCTAATTAAATTATAACCCAAggattttgattattttgtgcaaaaattaattcaaatattatgaCAACAAGTTTGATGTTAATCTTGCACctaatttctcttttcatttcttaTTTTCCACTCCAatattttgcttcttttttccATTAAGCTTTGTTTTgagttttcttcttttaattcattttaaaaaaaatttataaaagttaaacTAAAACcagataataatttaaatatattaattagtcATTGGCGTAGTGAAAAATGACCGGTGCTTAAGTCTTTATTAATATAaggagtaaataaaaaaaaaatcatttatatctattttatttgaGTACAATACATTAAACACTCAAATATTTATTACATACATTCAAATTCAACTACacttttttcttttgaataatcttattataagttctgataatatttgttctttttgacacaatacctagaactacccatagcccctaataggaggataatgcgcttccgCACACTCGAAACTACGTCCTtctacattgacaacaatgctcataccaatcgaactaaaactcaacCGGCAATATAATTAATCACTTAAGAAggtgcaaataaaaaaaatcctggTTTAGATCTCAatcatttttaat is a window of Gossypium hirsutum isolate 1008001.06 chromosome D08, Gossypium_hirsutum_v2.1, whole genome shotgun sequence DNA encoding:
- the LOC107918858 gene encoding rho GDP-dissociation inhibitor 1; the protein is MSLAVGAGPSSSNMDDKAGSAEKTTTNHRPESDDDNEEENRNLHLGPQYTLKEQLEKDKDDESLRKWKEQLLGGVDINNIGETLEPEVKFLSVAIVSPDREDIVLSIPADGKPEGLWFTLKEASHYRLKFSFQVSNNIVSGLRYTNTVWKTGVKVDSTKDMIGTFSPQLEPYTHEMPEETAPSGFLARGSYTAKSKFLDDDNKCYLEINYTFDIRKDWAATE